One Rattus norvegicus strain BN/NHsdMcwi chromosome 18, GRCr8, whole genome shotgun sequence DNA segment encodes these proteins:
- the Pcdhb16 gene encoding protocadherin beta-16 precursor: MEAAWMRNLRQRQVLAFFVLLSVSGAGAELGPYFIEEETERGSFVANLGKDLGVELAEISSRRARIISQENKEHLQLNVQSGDLLINERLDREELCGPIEPCVLHFQVLMENPLEIFQAELRVTDINDYSPVFSEREMILRIPENSARGNTFPLNNALDSDVDINNIQTYRLSSNSHFLVVTRNRSDGRKYPELVLEKELDREEEPELRLTLTALDGGSPPRSGTTQVLIEVVDTNDNAPEFQQPTYQVQTPENSPTGSLVLTVSANDLDSGDYGKVLYALSQPSEDISKTFEVNPVTGEIRLRKEVNFETIPSYEVVIKATDGGGLSGKCTLLLQVVDVNDNAPEVMLSALTNPVPENSPDEVVAVFSVRDPDSGNNGKVIASIEEDLPFLLKSSGKNFYTLVTKGALDREEREQLNITITVTDLGIPRLTTQHTITVQVADINDNAPSFTQTSYTMFVRENNSPALHIGTISATDSDSGSNAHITYSLLPPQDPQLALDSLISINVDNGQLFALRALDYEALQGFEFHVGATDQGSPALSSQALVHVVVLDDNDNAPFVLYPLQNASAPFTELLPRAAEPGYLVTKVVAVDRDSGQNAWLSFQLLKATEPGLFNVWAHNGEVRTSRLLSERDAPKHKLLLLVKDNGDPPRSASVTLHVLVVDAFSQPYLPLPEVAHDPAQEEDALTLYLVIALASVSSLFLLSVLLFVGVRLCRRARAASLSAYSVPQGHFPGQLVDVRGMGTLSQSYQYDVCLMGDSSGTSEFNFLKPVLPSSLHQCSGKEIEGNSTLQNSFGFHH; this comes from the coding sequence ATGGAGGCTGCATGGATGCGCAATCTGAGACAAAGGCAAGTCctggctttctttgttttgctgagTGTGTCTGGGGCAGGGGCAGAACTGGGTCCCTATTTcatagaggaagaaacagagaggggCTCCTTTGTGGCAAATCTTGGGAAAGATCTGGGGGTGGAGCTGGCAGAGATATCCAGCCGGAGGGCTCGGATCATTTCCCAGGAAAACAAAGAGCATTTGCAGCTCAACGTTCAATCTGGAGATTTGCTCATAAATGAGAGACTGGACCGAGAGGAGCTGTGTGGCCCCATTGAGCCTTGTGTTCTGCATTTCCAAGTGTTAATGGAAAACCCTTTAGAGATATTTCAGGCTGAACTGAGGGTGACGGACATAAACGACTATTCTCCAGTGTTCAGTGAAAGAGAAATGATACTGAGGATACCAGAAAACAGTGCTCGGGGAAATACATTCCCTTTAAACAATGCTCTGGACTCAGACGTAGATATCAACAATATCCAGACCTATAGGCTCAGCTCAAACTCTCATTTCCTGGTTGTAACCCGCAACCGCAGTGATGGCAGGAAGTACCCAGAgctggtgctggagaaagaactGGATCGAGAGGAGGAACCTGAGCTGAGGTTAACGCTGACAGCTTTGGATGGTGGCTCTCCTCCCCGGTCTGGGACGACACAGGTCCTCATTGAAGTAGTGGACACCAACGATAATGCACCCGAGTTTCAGCAGCCAACATACCAAGTGCAAACTCCCGAGAACAGTCCAACCGGCTCTCTGGTACTCACAGTCTCAGCCAATGACTTAGACAGTGGAGACTATGGGAAAGTCTTGTACGCACTTTCGCAACCCTCAGAAGATATTAGCAAAACATTCGAGGTAAACCCTGTAACCGGGGAAATTCGCCTACGAAAAGAGGTGAATTTTGAAACTATTCCTTCGTATGAAGTGGTTATCAAGGCCACGGACGGGGGAGGTCTCTCAGGAAAATGCACTCTGTTACTGCAGGTGGTGGACGTGAATGACAATGCCCCAGAAGTGATGCTATCTGCGCTAACCAACCCAGTCCCAGAAAATTCCCCCGATGAGGTAGTGGCTGTTTTCAGTGTTAGAGATCCTGACTCTGGGAACAACGGAAAAGTGATTGCATCCATCGAGGAAGACCTGCCCTTTCTTCTAAAATCTTCAGGAAAGAACTTTTACACTTTAGTAACCAAGGGAGCACTtgacagggaagaaagagagcaaTTGAACATCACCATCACAGTCACTGACCTGGGCATACCCAGGCTCACCACCCAACACACCATAACAGTGCAGGTGGCAGACATCAACGACAATGCCCCCTCCTTCACCCAAACCTCCTACACCATGTTTGTCCGCGAGAACAACAGCCCCGCCCTGCACATAGGCACCATCAGCGCCACAGACTCAGACTCAGGATCCAATGCCCACATCACCTACTCGCTGCTACCGCCCCAAGACCCACAGCTGGCCCTCGACTCCCTCATCTCCATCAATGTAGACAACGGGCAGCTGTTCGCGCTCAGGGCGCTAGACTATGAGGCTCTGCAGGGCTTCGAGTTCCATGTGGGCGCCACAGACCAAGGCTCGCCCGCGCTCAGCAGCCAGGCTCTGGTGCACGTGGTGGTGTTGGACGACAATGACAATGCGCCCTTCGTGCTCTACCCGCTGCAAAACGCCTCTGCACCCTTCACTGAGCTGCTGCCCAGGGCGGCAGAGCCTGGATACCTGGTTACCAAGGTGGTAGCTGTGGACCGCGACTCTGGCCAGAATGCCTGGCTGTCATTCCAGCTGCTCAAGGCCACGGAGCCCGGGCTGTTCAACGTATGGGCGCACAATGGCGAGGTACGCACCTCCAGGCTGCTGAGCGAGCGCGACGCACCCAAGCACAAGCTGCTGCTGTTGGTCAAGGACAATGGAGATCCTCCACGCTCTGCCAGTGTTACTCTGCACGTGCTAGTGGTGGATGCCTTCTCTCAgccctacctgcctctgccagaGGTGGCGCACGACCCTGCACAAGAAGAAGATGCGCTAACACTCTACCTGGTCATAGCTTTGGCAtctgtgtcttctctcttcctcttgtcTGTGCTGCTGTTCGTGGGGGTGAGGCTCTGCAGGAGGGCCAGGGCAGCCTCTCTGAGTGCCTATTCTGTGCCTCAAGGCCACTTTCCTGGCCAGCTGGTGGATGTCAGAGGTATGGGGACCCTGTCCCAGAGCTACCAGTATGATGTATGTCTGATGGGGGATTCTTCTGGGACCAGCGAATTTAACTTCTTAAAGCCAGTTCTGCCTAGCTCTCTGCACCAGTGCTCTGGGAAAGAAATAGAGGGAAATTCCACACTCCAGAATAGTTTTGGGTTTCATCATTAA
- the Pcdhb17 gene encoding protocadherin beta-16 precursor, translated as MAARRSGFPRQRQVVFLFLFGGLCLAGSEFGRYSVMEETERGSFVVNLAKDLGLGVETLAAKRTRVISDDNKQHLLLDSHTGDLLTNEKLDREKLCGSTEPCMLYFQILMDNPFQIYRAELRILDINDHSPIFQDKKMILKIPENTAVGTAFRLERAQDSDGGRNGIQNYTISPNTFFHITIHDSDDGMIYPELVLDKALDWEEQPEFSLTLTALDGGSPPRSGTATIHIVVLDVNDNAPQFPQEFYETKVPENSPVGLVVIKVTGEDGDSGVNAEISYSFFDASEDIRATFQINPFSGEITLRALLDYEFIKSYKLNVQAVDGGGLSARCTVLVRVLDINDNPPELIMSSLVNEVVENSPETVLAVFRINDRDSGENGKMVCYIQENLPLLLKPSVDNYYILMTEGALDRESIAEYNITITVSDLGTPKLTTQHTITVQVSDINDNAPAFTQTSYTLFVHENNSPALHVGTISATDSDSGSNAHITYSLLPPQDPQLALDSLISINADNGQLFALRALDYEALQAFEFHVGATDGGSPALNSQALVRVVVLDDNDNEPFVLYPLQNASAPYTELLPRTAEPGYLVTKVVAVDRDSGQNAWLSFQLLKATEPGLFSVWAHNGEVRTTRLLSERDVPKHRLLLLVKDNGDPPRSASVMLQVLLVDGFSQPYLPLPDVSRNPTEGEEDVLTLYLVIALASVSSLFLLSVLLFVGVRLCRRARAASLGGCSVPEGHFPDHLVDVSGTGTLSQSYQYEVCLMGGSSGTSDFKFLKPIYPQVHAYGPQDNSDEKPTF; from the coding sequence atggCAGCCAGAAGATCAGGCTTCCCCAGACAAAGGCAAGTGGTATTTCTCTTCCTGTTTGGGGGACTGTGTTTGGCAGGTTCTGAGTTTGGACGTTATTCAGTGATGGAGGAAACAGAAAGGGGATCATTTGTGGTGAATCTAGCAAAGGATCTGGGGCTAGGGGTGGAAACGCTGGCTGCAAAGAGAACTAGGGTGATTTCTGATGATAACAAACAGCACTTGCTTCTGGATTCTCACACTGGAGATTTGCTCACAAATGAGAAACTGGACCGAGAGAAGCTATGTGGCTCCACAGAGCCCTGCATGCTGTATTTCCAAATTTTAATGGATAACCCCTTTCAGATTTACCGGGCTGAGCTGAGAATTCTGGATATAAATGATCACTCAccaatattccaggacaaaaagatgattttaaaaatacCAGAAAATACAGCTGTGGGGACAGCATTTCGATTAGAAAGAGCACAAGACTCAGATGGTGGACGGAACGGCATCCAAAACTATACCATCAGTCCCAACACTTTTTTTCATATTACCATTCATGACAGCGATGATGGGATGATATATCCAGAGCTTGTGCTAGACAAAGCTCTGGATTGGGAGGAGCAGCCAGAGTTCAGTTTAACACTCACAGCACTTGATGGCGGGTCTCCGCCAAGGTCTGGAACAGCCACTATACATATTGTGGTCTTGGACGTCAATGATAATGCCCCACAGTTTCCCCAAGAATTTTATGAAACCAAGGTTCCAGAAAACAGTCCAGTAGGTCTTGTTGTCATTAAAGTCACTGGAGAAGATGGAGACTCCGGAGTCAATGCAGAAATATCCTATTCGTTTTTTGATGCTTCTGAAGATATTCGAGCAACCTTTCAAATCAATCCTTTCTCTGGAGAAATCACACTCAGAGCCTTGCTTGACTATGAGTTCATAAAGTCCTATAAGTTAAATGTACAAGCAGTTGATGGTGGGGGACTTTCAGCAAGATGTACGGTTTTGGTTCGGGTTTTAGACATTAATGACAATCCCCCTGAACTGATCATGTCATCACTTGTCAACGAAGTTGTTGAGAACTCTCCTGAAACCGTACTGGCAGTTTTTAGGATTAACGACAGAGATTCTGGAGAGAATGGAAAAATGGTTTGCTACATTCAAGAAAATCtgcctctccttctaaaaccctCCGTAGACAATTATTACATCCTAATGACAGAAGGGGCACTGGACAGAGAGAGCATAGCTGAGTACAACATCACCATCACTGTCTCAGACCTGGGCACACCCAAGCTCACAACCCAGCACACTATAACAGTGCAGGTGTCTGACATCAATGACAACGCTCCCGCCTTCACCCAGACCTCCTACACCCTGTTCGTCCATGAGAACAACAGCCCTGCCCTGCACGTAGGCACCATCAGTGCCACAGACTCAGACTCAGGCTCCAATGCCCACATCACCTACTCACTGCTGCCTCCCCAAGACCCGCAGCTGGCCCTCGACTCGCTCATCTCCATCAATGCTGACAATGGGCAGCTGTTCGCGCTCAGGGCATTAGACTACGAAGCCCTTCAGGCCTTCGAGTTCCACGTGGGTGCCACAGATGGAGGCTCGCCCGCCCTCAACAGCCAGGCTCTGGTGCGGGTGGTGGTTCTAGACGACAATGACAATGAGCCTTTCGTGCTCTACCCACTGCAGAATGCCTCAGCGCCCTACACAGAACTGCTGCCCAGGACCGCAGAGCCAGGCTACCTGGTCACCAAGGTGGTGGCTGTGGATCGAGACTCTGGCCAGAATGCCTGGCTGTCATTCCAGCTGCTCAAGGCCACGGAGCCCGGGCTGTTCAGTGTGTGGGCGCACAATGGCGAGGTGCGCACCACCAGGCTATTGAGTGAACGCGATGTACCCAAgcacaggctgctgctgctggtcaAGGACAATGGGGATCCTCCACGCTCTGCCAGTGTCATGCTGCAAGTGCTACTAGTGGATGGCTTCTCCCAgccctacctgcctctgcctgatgTGTCGCGCAACCCCACTGAAGGGGAAGAGGATGTGCTCACGCTGTACCTGGTCATAGCCTTGGCAtctgtgtcttctctcttcctcttgtcTGTGCTGCTGTTCGTGGGGGTGAGGCTGTGCAGGAGGGCCAGGGCAGCCTCTCTGGGTGGCTGCTCTGTGCCGGAGGGTCACTTTCCGGACCACCTGGTGGACGTCAGCGGTACAGGAACCCTGTCCCAGAGCTACCAATATGAGGTGTGTCTGATGGGAGGCTCCTCTGGTACCAGTGATTTCAAGTTCTTGAAGCCGATTTACCCTCAAGTTCATGCTTATGGTCCCCAGGACAATAGTGATGAAAAGCCCACATTTTGA
- the Pcdhb19 gene encoding protocadherin beta-12 precursor, which translates to MKNRGEHHLQTRQVLLLFVFLGMSRAHSVARRLSVVEEMPSGALVGNLEKDLGLEVGELSARGAQVASNNNKLPLQLNINTGDLLLSEPLDREELCGSIEPCVLHFQVLLKNPLKILQVELQVMDVNDNSPVFLEKEMVLEIPENSPVGAMFLLESATDLDVGINTVKSYMISQSSHFHVTMRVNPDGRKYPELVLDKVLDYEEQPELSLILTALDGGTPSRSGTALVQVEVIDANDNSPEFDQMFYEVRIPENSRLGSLIITASASDLDSGTNGELSYAFSHASEDIRKTFAINKNSGEISLIGYLDFETTESYSIIIKATDRGGLFGKSTVRIQVMDVNDNFPEIAVSSFVSPIPENAVETLVMIFSIQDKDSGENSKMVCSIPEDLPFVLKSSIENYYHLETERALDRENRAEYNITISVSDQGTPRLTTQHTITVQVSDINDNAPAFTQTSYTMFVHENNSPALHIGTISATDSDSGSNAHITYSLMPPRDPQLALDSLISINADNGQLFALRALDYEALQAFEFRVGATDRGSPALSSQALVRVVVLDDNDNAPFVLYPLQNASAPYTELLPRAAEPGYLVTKVVAVDRDSGQNAWLSFQLLKATEPGLFSVWAHNGEVRTTRLLSERDVPKHRLLLLVKDNGDPPRSASVMLQVLLVDGFSQPYLPLPEVARDSMPDVDNMLTLYLVIALASVSSLFLLSVMLFVGVRLCRRARAASLGGCSVPEGHFPDHLVDISGAGTLSQSYQYEVCLMGGSGTNEFRFLKPVSPNLKPQFPGKEMEESSTLRNSFGLFSDCN; encoded by the coding sequence ATGAAGAACCGAGGGGAACACCATCTGCAGACAAGGCAAgtcttgcttctctttgttttcctaGGAATGTCTCGAGCACATTCTGTGGCCAGGAGACTTTCAGTGGTGGAGGAAATGCCGAGTGGGGCCTTGGTAGGGAATTTGGAAAAGGACCTGGGGCTTGAGGTGGGTGAGCTGTCTGCACGAGGGGCTCAAGTGGCCTCTAATAATAATAAACTGCCTTTGCAATTGAACATAAATACAGGAGATTTGCTCCTAAGTGAACCACTAGACCGTGAGGAGCTGTGTGGCTCCATTGAGCCCTGTGTGCTCCATTTCCAGGTGTTACTGAAAAACCCCTTAAAGATTTTGCAAGTTGAGCTTCAGGTCATGGATGTAAATGACAACTCCCCTGTATTCTTGGAAAAGGAAATGGTTTTAGAAATTCCAGAAAACAGTCCTGTTGGTGCTATGTTCTTACTAGAAAGTGCAACTGATTTAGATGTAGGAATCAATACTGTTAAAAGCTACATGATAAGCCAGAGCTCTCATTTCCACGTTACAATGAGAGTTAATCCCGATGGCAGGAAATACCCAGAGTTAGTTCTGGACAAAGTGCTGGATTATGAGGAGCAGCCTGAGCTTAGTCTCATCCTCACGGCTTTGGATGGAGGGACTCCATCCAGGTCTGGGACTGCATTGGTTCAAGTGGAAGTCATAGATGCCAATGACAACTCCCCTGAATTTGACCAAATGTTCTATGAAGTGAGGATTCCAGAGAATAGCAGGCTTGGCTCACTGATTATCACTGCATCGGCTTCGGACTTAGACTCGGGAACTAATGGTGAACTCTCATATGCCTTTTCCCATGCATCAGAGGATATTCGAAAAACATTTGCAATTAATAAAAATTCTGGAGAAATAAGTTTAATAGGCTATTTGGACTTTGAAACGACTGAATCCTACTCAATAATCATTAAAGCTACCGATCGGGGAGGACTTTTTGGGAAATCTACAGTAAGAATTCAGGTGATGGATGTGAACGACAATTTTCCTGAAATTGCTGTGTCATCATTTGTCAGTCCAATCCCAGAAAATGCTGTAGAGACTTTAGTTATGATTTTTAGTATTCAAGACAAGGACTCAGGAGAGAACAGCAAGATGGTTTGCAGTATTCCGGAGGATCTCCCATTTGTGCTAAAATCTTCTATTGAAAATTACTACCACTTAGAAACGGAGAGAGCACTGGATAGAGAGAACAGAGCTGAGTACAACATCACCATCTCTGTCTCAGACCAGGGCACACCCAGGCTCACAACCCAGCACACCATAACAGTGCAGGTGTCCGACATCAACGACAACGCCCCGGCCTTCACCCAAACCTCCTACACCATGTTTGTCCACGAGAACAACAGCCCCGCCCTGCACATAGGCACCATCAGCGCCACAGACTCAGACTCAGGCTCCAATGCCCACATCACCTACTCGCTGATGCCGCCTCGAGACCCACAGCTGGCCCTCGACTCGCTCATCTCCATCAATGCTGACAACGGGCAGCTGTTCGCGCTCAGGGCGCTGGACTATGAAGCGCTGCAGGCCTTCGAGTTCCGCGTGGGTGCCACAGACCGAGGCTCACCCGCGCTCAGCAGTCAGGCACTGGTGCGCGTGGTGGTGCTGGACGACAATGACAATGCGCCCTTCGTGCTCTACCCGCTGCAGAACGCCTCAGCGCCCTACACAGAGCTGCTGCCCAGGGCGGCAGAGCCTGGATACCTGGTTACCAAGGTGGTAGCTGTGGACCGCGACTCTGGCCAGAATGCCTGGCTGTCATTCCAGCTGCTCAAGGCCACGGAGCCCGGGCTATTTAGTGTGTGGGCGCACAATGGTGAGGTGCGCACCACTAGGTTGCTGAGCGAGCGTGATGTGCCCAAACACAGGTTGCTGCTGCTGGTCAAGGACAATGGAGATCCTCCGCGCTCTGCCAGTGTCATGCTGCAAGTGCTACTAGTGGATGGCTTCTCCCAgccctacctgcctctgccagaGGTGGCGCGGGACTCCATGCCGGATGTTGACAACATGCTCACGCTGTACCTGGTTATTGCTTTGgcctctgtgtcttctctcttcctcctgtctgtGATGCTGTTTGTGGGAGTGAGGCTGTGCAGGAGAGCCAGGGCAGCCTCTCTGGGTGGCTGTTCTGTACCTGAGGGACACTTTCCTGATCATCTCGTCGACATTAGCGGTGCGGGAACTCTGTCCCAGAGCTACCAGTATGAGGTGTGTCTGATGGGAGGTAGTGGGACAAATGAGTTCAGATTCTTGAAGCCAGTTTCCCCCAATTTAAAACCCCAGTTCCCTgggaaagaaatggaggaaagtTCTACTTTGCGCAATAGTTTTGGGTTATTTAGTGACTGTAATTGA